A window from Peromyscus eremicus chromosome 1, PerEre_H2_v1, whole genome shotgun sequence encodes these proteins:
- the Fadd gene encoding FAS-associated death domain protein isoform X1 → MDPFLVLLHSLSGSLSNSDLMELKFLCRERVGKRKLERVQSGLDLFSVLLEQNDLERARTGLLRELLASLRRHDLLQRLDDFEAGTAAAASPGEADLRVAFDIVCDNVGRDWKRLARQLKLSEAKIDGVEERYPRSLSDQVRETLRVWKIAEREQATVAGLVKALRACRLNLVADLVEEAVQAQGSVNESEDVSPVLWDPTVSSSEAL, encoded by the exons ATGGACCCCTTCCTGGTACTGCTGCACTCGCTGTCCGGCAGCCTGTCGAACAGCGATCTGATGGAGCTAAAGTTCCTGTGCCGTGAGCGTGTGGGCAAACGAAAGCTGGAGCGCGTGCAGAGTGGCCTGGACCTGTTCTCAGTGCTGCTGGAGCAGAACGATCTGGAGCGCGCCCGCACCGGGCTGCTGCGCGAGCTGCTGGCCTCGCTGCGCAGACACGACCTACTGCAACGCCTAGACGACTTCGAAGCGGGGACCGCGGCCGCGGCCTCGCCGGGGGAGGCAG ATCTGCGGGTGGCATTTGACATCGTGTGTGACAATGTGGGGAGAGACTGGAAGAGACTGGCCCGTCAGCTGAAATTGTCTGAGGCCAAAATTGACGGGGTTGAGGAGAGGTATCCCCGAAGCCTGAGTGATCAGGTAAGGGAGACTCTGAGGGTCTGGAAGATTGCCGAGAGGGAGCAAGCCACAGTAGCTGGACTGGTAAAGGCACTGCGGGCCTGCCGGCTGAACCTGGTGGCTGACCTGGTGGAAGAAGCAGTGCAGGCCCAGGGGTCTGTGAATGAGAGTGAGGATGtgtccccagtgctgtgggacCCAACCGTGTCTTCCTCAGAAGCACTGTGA